One genomic region from Gadus morhua chromosome 9, gadMor3.0, whole genome shotgun sequence encodes:
- the ca12 gene encoding carbonic anhydrase 12, with protein sequence MQVRSVTLAAVLQVTLFGVLHADKWTYNGPEGEHHWSRHYPFCGGAFQSPIDIQTDLLRFDPTLRPIELHDYNLSANEHLTLGNNGHSVQLSLPSRMFLSSLPHRYSAAQLHFHWGSTSTPTGSEHLVNGKRFAAEMHIVHFNSDKYANVSMAVDKSDGLAVLGVLVEVGEFNPAFDQFLKFINGIKYRNQRVKVPGFNIRSLLPARLDEYYRYDGSLTTPPCYPSVLWTLFRSPIQISPKQFLSLASAVYSSRAQESNSVPMNGNYRRPQLPDHRVVLVSFQEGRGLHGIQTVTSPLVRKQIIQQLLVGDLADLADEGLYKLLPSGPEKRLVADKKRKAFNNQHGPRTQHTNPKKQLLHPPPPPPPPPPPPKKKSRSHNHLGGGMGLTEEALCYVSLEHQVLHQARQSHTEAKVVHTLRDLVFPDLNLRSYLGCKSELDFSTIRHIVRGRPTDEVLELDGSLRRASVGVMKKFPSFASKQGVPATKYEGVSNVAGQAKTQPQGFPHPWLLPMEWED encoded by the exons GACCAGAGGGAGAGCACCACTGGTCCAGGCATTATCCTTTCTGCGGTGGAGCGTTTCAGTCCCCAATAGACATCCAGACTGACCTGCTGAGGTTCGACCCCACGCTGCGTCCAATCGAGCTTCACGACTACAACCTCTCAGCCAATGAGCATCTTACTCTTGGAAACAATGGGCATTCAG TGCAGCTGTCCCTGCCCTCCAGGATGTTCCTCTCCAGCCTGCCTCACCGCTACTCTGCAGCTCAGCTTCACTTCCACTGGGGCtccaccagcacccccaccgGCTCCGAACACCTGGTGAACGGCAAGCGCTTTGCGGCAGAG ATGCACATCGTACACTTCAACTCTGACAAGTACGCCAACGTTTCCATGGCTGTAGACAAATCCGATGGCCTCGCTGTCCTGGGAGTTCTGGTTGAG GTGGGCGAGTTCAATCCAGCCTTCGACCAGTTTCTAAAGTTCATCAACGGTATCAAATACAGGA ATCAGAGAGTGAAAGTGCCTGGTTTCAACATCCGTTCGCTGCTGCCTGCTCGTTTGGACGAGTACTACCGCTATGACGGCTCCCTGACCACCCCTCCGTGTTACCCCAGCGTGCTCTGGACGCTGTTCAGGAGCCCCATACAGATCTCCCCAAAGCAG TTCCTATCCCTGGCTTCGGCTGTGTACTCATCCCGGGCCCAGGAGTCCAACTCTGTCCCTATGAACGGCAACTACAGGAGGCCCCAGCTCCCGGACCACCGAGTGGTCCTTGTCTCCTTCCAGGAGG GCAGAGGGCTGCATGGCATCCAAACTGTCACGTCTCCACTCGTGAGGAAGCAAATCATTCAGCAGCTGCTGGTGGGAGACCTGGCAGACCTGGCTGATGAAGGCCTGTACAAGCTGCTGCCAAGCGGCCCAGAGAAGCGGCTGGTCGCTGACAAGAAGAGGAAAGCCTTCAACAACCAACACGGACCCAGGACCCAGCATACCAACCCCAAGAAACAGCTGctgcatcctcctcctcctcctcctcctcctcctcctcctccgaagAAGAAGAGCCGCAGCCACAACCACCTCGGCGGAGGCATGGGGCTGACGGAGGAGGCGCTGTGCTACGTCTCACTGGAGCACCAAGTCCTCCATCAGGCCAGGCAGTCGCACACTGAGGCCAAGGTGGTTCACACCCTGAGAGACCTGGTGTTCCCTGACCTGAACCTCAGGAGCTACCTGGGCTGTAAGTCGGAGCTGGATTTCTCCACAATCAGACACATCGTCCGTGGGCGGCCAACCGACGAGGTTTTGGAGCTGGACGGCTCTCTGAGGAGGGCCAGTGTGGgggtgatgaagaagttccctTCCTTTGCCTCAAAGCAAGGCGTACCGGCGACTAAGTATGAGGGTGTCTCCAATGTGGCCGGGCAAGCCAAGACCCAGCCTCAGGGTTTCCCACACCCATGGCTCCTGCCCATGGAGTGGGAAGACTAG
- the man2c1 gene encoding alpha-mannosidase 2C1, with amino-acid sequence MYHQPVFKNRRTLLERAEKFISEIYFTDCNLRGRLYGDSYPLEFLTSFLSSKRIPFSEAVSQNFAPYKIGDTFGPTWCTCWFKVILRIPESWRGKEVHLLWESDGEAMVWRDEQPVQGLTKEGEKTSYILSECLGDDDPHSITLYVEMACNGLFGAGQGSMIAAPDPNRKYSVHKAELVVLHRDVRETLTDFEMMVDIVKHLGEGEQRGYQALFTVNQMVNLCDPAQPDSFPKARALAESFFTQRNGGSQHTVHAMGHCHIDTAWLWPYEETIRKCGRSWVTAVRLMEKNPDFRFTCSQAQQFQWVKSWYPGLYAQIQHFVKKGQFIPVGGTWVEMDGNLPSGESMVRQFLEGQRFFHQEFGIYCKEFWLPDTFGYSAQLPQIMQGCGISRFLTQKLSWNLVNTFPHNTFFWEGLDGSQVLTHFPPGNSYEMKGRVDELVNTVKNNKDKGRANHSAALFGFGDGGGGPTQLMLDRLTRVQDTDGLPKVRMSTPDQLFSELLADSALLCTWSGELFLELHNGTYTTQAKIKRGNRQCESLLHDIEVASSLALGQDKAFHYPLEQLQELWRLLLLNQFHDVIPGSCIEMVVEDALRYYQDILRVGSGLLGDACRHLGQRDQKGDAPAVFNSLPWERNEVVQLQEATGPPSLALVKVPSVGRALVTDTQPAIPVSVTVQADGTVLMENGILKTIINKDGSLASLCLMESNREALSDGCHGNQFVMFDDVPLYWDAWDVMDYHLQTRRPVTEVVEPVQVVSPGGLRGSVRFTLRISPKSTVTQEVVLDAMSPYVRFNTQVEWGESHKFLKVEFPVLVRSSNATYEIQFGHLQRPTHRNTSWDWARFEVWGHKWADLSEHNFGVSLLNDCKYGYSIHKNLMALSLLRAPKAPDANADMGAHLFTYAIMPHAGSFQTAGVIQSAYNLNYPLRLFKTSTDTAPWSAFSVDAAAVVLETIKQAEDSRGTLLVRLYESHGSSVTTMLRTDLPLQQAWHCDLLERPDHTQPAQMTSEGITLGFGPHQIRSLLLVLK; translated from the exons atgtacCATCAACCTGTCTTTAAAAACAGAAGAACTCTGctagagagagcagagaagtTCATATCAGAGATCTATTTTACAGACTGCAATCTCCGGGGACG ACTCTATGGGGACTCGTATCCACTTGAATTTCTGACTTCATTCCTGTCCTCTAAACGGATTCCCTTCTCAGAAGCTGTCAGTCAGAACTTTGCTCCTTACAAGATTGGCGATACCTTTGGACCAAC ATGGTGCACTTGCTGGTTCAAAGTGATATTGAGAATACCCGAATCCTGGAGGGGGAAGGAAGTCCATCTTCTGTGGGAGAGTGATGGAGAAGCGATGGTTTGGAGGGATGAGCAACCAGTCCAg GGATTAACTAAAGAGGGTGAAAAGACCAGTTACATCCTATCTGAGTGTCTGGGAGATGATGACCCACACAG CATCACCCTCTACGTGGAGATGGCCTGTAATGGTCTTTTCGGAGCTGGACAGGGGTCCATGATTGCAGCTCCGGATCCCAACAGGAAGTACTCCGTTCATAAGGCGGAGCTGGTGGTGCTCCACCGGGACGTCAGGGAAACGCTCACTGACTTTGAGATGATGGTTGATATCGTGAAG CACCTGGGGGAAGGAGAGCAGCGGGGCTACCAAGCCCTGTTCACCGTCAACCAGATGGTGAACCTCTGTGATCCCGCCCAGCCGGACTCCTTCCCCAAAGCCCGCGCTCTAGCAGAGAGCTTCTTCACCCAGCGCAACGGAGGCAGCCAGCACACCGTCCATGCCATGGGTCACTGCCACATCGACACAG CGTGGCTCTGGCCCTACGAGGAGACCATCCGCAAATGCGGCCGGAGCTGGGTGACGGCCGTACGTCTCATGGAGAAGAATCCTGATTTTAGGTTCACGTGCTCTCAG GCCCAGCAGTTCCAGTGGGTGAAGAGCTGGTACCCCGGACTCTACGCGCAAATCCAGCACTTTGTCAAGAAAGGCCAGTTCATTCCGGTTGGAGGCACATGGGTGGAAATG GATGGCAATCTTCCGTCCGGTGAGTCCATGGTCCGTCAGTTCCTGGAAGGCCAGCGCTTCTTTCACCAGGAGTTTGGGATCTACTGCAAAGAG TTCTGGCTTCCAGATACTTTTGGATACTCAGCACAACTCCCTCAGATCATGCAGGGGTGCGGCATCTCCCGGTTCCTCACCCAGAAGCTGAGCTGGAACCTGGTTAACACATTCCCT CACAACACTTTTTTCTGGGAGGGTCTGGACGGCTCCCAAGTCCTCACCCACTTCCCGCCAGGGAACTCCTACGAGATGAAGGGCAGGGTCGATGAA TTGGTTAACACTGTGAAGAATAACAAAGACAAAGGCAGAGCCAATCACAGTGCAGCTCTGTTTGGCTTCGGCGACGGAGGCGGTGGACCCACGCAGCTCATGCTAGACAGACTGACGCGGGTTCAGGATACAGATGGTCTTCCAAA GGTCCGAATGTCAACTCCTGACCAGTTGTTCTCTGAGCTCCTGGCCGACTCCGCCCTGCTGTGCACGTGGTCCGGGGAGTTGTTCCTGGAGCTTCACAACGGCACCTACACCACCCAGGCCAAG ATAAAGCGAGGGAACCGGCAGTGCGAGTCTTTGCTCCATGACATCGAGGTGGCCAGCAGCTTGGCTCTGGGCCAGGACAAGGCCTTCCACTACCCTCTGGAACAGCTGCAGGAGCTCTGGAG GCTGCTCCTTCTCAACCAGTTCCACGACGTCATTCCCGGGAGCTGCATTGAGATGGTGGTGGAAGATGCGCTCCGATATTATCAAG ATATCCTCCGTGTTGGAAGCGGTCTTCTGGGCGATGCCTGTAGACACCTCGGCCAGAGGGACCAGAAGGGGGACGCCCCCGCTGTGTTCAACTCCCTGCCCTGGGAGCGTAATGAGGTGGTCCAGCTCCAGGAGGCCACTGGTCCACCATCGCTAG CTTTAGTGAAGGTTCCCAGCGTTGGCAGGGCCCTGGTCACGGACACACAACCAGCTATTCCAGTTTCTGTCACGGTTCAG GCCGATGGAACGGTCCTCATGGAGAATGGGATTTTGAAAACGATCATAAACAAGGACGGCAGTTTGGCATCACTTTGTTTGATGGAGAGCAACAG AGAGGCCCTCTCTGAcggctgccatggcaaccagtTTGTGATGTTTGACGACGTGCCGCTGTACTGGGACGCCTGGGACGTGATGGACTACCACCTCCAGACCAG GAGGCCAgtgacggaggtggtggagccCGTTCAGGTGGTGTCCCCCGGGGGCCTCCGGGGCAGCGTGAGGTTCACCCTCCGGATCAGCCCCAAGAGCACCGTCACccaggaggtggtgctggacgCCATGAGTCCCTACGTCAGGTTCAACACGCAG GTGGAGTGGGGGGAGTCACACAAGTTCCTGAAGGTGGAGTTCCCGGTGCTCGTGCGCAGCTCCAACGCTACATACGAGATCCAGTTTGGCCACCTCCAGAGACCCACCCACAGGAACACGTCCTGGGACTGGGCCCGCTTCGAG GTATGGGGTCACAAATGGGCTGATCTGTCTGAACACAACTTTGGAGTTTCTCTGCTGAACGACTGCAAATATGGTTATTCCATACATAAGAACCTCATGGCTCTGTCTCT ACTTCGAGCACCCAAGGCCCCTGATGCCAACGCTGATATGGGCGCTCATCTCTTTACATACGCCATCATGCCACATGCAG GATCCTTCCAGACGGCCGGCGTCATCCAGAGTGCCTACAACCTCAACTACCCTCTGAGGCTCTTCAAGACCAGCACTGACACGGCCCCGTGGAGCGCCTTCTCCGtggacgccgccgccgttgtCCTGGAGACCATCAAGCAG GCTGAGGACTCAAGAGGCACTCTACTGGTTCGCTTGTATGAGTCCCACGGCAGCAGTGTGACCACAATGCTCCGTACAGACCTTCCCCTCCAACAGGCCTGGCA TTGTGATCTTCTGGAGCGTCCGGATCACACTCAGCCAGCCCAGATGACCTCAGAAGGAATCACTCTGGGGTTCGGTCCTCATCAAATAAGATCACTCCTCCTTGTTCTAAAATAA
- the neil1 gene encoding endonuclease 8-like 1 isoform X2, with the protein MFEYESFRKKVLSNLSNRAFERPICEALLNQNYFNGIGNYLRAEILFRLSIPPFVQARTVLESLELEDLAADTTPEKEELDDQKTSDRESKRTSQPADLLRLCHTVPLEVVNMGGKGYDPQKADYSDFQAWLRCYYVAGMKSTRDHNGRTMWFSGDSGPMVPKECKSTKAKKRVKKEDNDAAMVAEIVPKVKTEKCVKQEARNGKTGLRKRKVKQEGEVTRTCDNTRCLRSNKTSEAR; encoded by the exons ATGTTCGAGTATGAGAGCTTCAG AAAAAAGGTGCTCTCCAATCTGTCTAACCGGGCTTTCGAAAGGCCCATCTGTGAGGCCCTGCTTAACCAGAACTACTTCAACGGCATTGGAAACTACTTGCGGGCAGAGATCCTTTTCAG GCTGAGCATTCCACCCTTTGTGCAGGCAAGGACTGTGTTGGAAAGCCTTGAGCTAGAGGATCTGGCTGCAGATACTACCCCTGAGAAAGAAGAGCTTGATGACCAAAAG ACCTCCGACAGGGAGTCGAAACGCACGTCTCAACCTGCTGATCTACTGAGGTTGTGCCACACCGTTCCTCTGGAGGTCGTGAATATGG GTGGGAAAGGTTACGACCCCCAGAAGGCCGACTACTCCGACTTCCAGGCTTGGCTGCGGTGTTACTATGTGGCCGGAATGAAAAGCACCAGAGACCACAATGGCAGAACCATGTGGTTCAGT ggTGACTCGGGCCCCATGGTACCCAAAG AGTGCAAATCAACAAAAGCAAAGAAGAGAGTGAAGAAAGAAGACAACGATGCTGCCATG GTTGCTGAAATTGTCCCTAAAGTCAAGACGGAAAAGTGTGTCAAGCAGGAAGCCCGAAATGGCAAGACTGGCTTGAGGAAACGGAAGGTTAAACAAGAGGGGGAAGTGACGCGCACCTGTGACAACACAAGATGTTTGCGTAGTAACAAGACCAGTGAGGCCCGCTAA
- the neil1 gene encoding endonuclease 8-like 1 isoform X1 has protein sequence MPEGPELHLASLFVNKVCEGVLFTGPVTKSAVSKNCDVSFICEAYRIQASSRGKEVKLTLTPIKSDVKERSTEQPMDIVFRFGMSGYFRFTSEDELPKHAHLRFFSNEKPCRVLSFVDTRRFGSWQPNGSWQRGRGPCVMFEYESFRKKVLSNLSNRAFERPICEALLNQNYFNGIGNYLRAEILFRLSIPPFVQARTVLESLELEDLAADTTPEKEELDDQKTSDRESKRTSQPADLLRLCHTVPLEVVNMGGKGYDPQKADYSDFQAWLRCYYVAGMKSTRDHNGRTMWFSGDSGPMVPKECKSTKAKKRVKKEDNDAAMVAEIVPKVKTEKCVKQEARNGKTGLRKRKVKQEGEVTRTCDNTRCLRSNKTSEAR, from the exons ATGCCTGAAGGGCCAGAGCTGCACTTGGCCAGTCTGTTTGTTAACAAAGTCTGCGAGGGAGTATTGTTCACAGGCCCAGTCACAAAATCTGCAGTGAGCAAGAACTGCGATGTGTCCTTCATCTGCGAGGCTTACAGGATCCAAGCTTCTTCCAGAGGGAAGGAAGTGAAGCTCACGTTAACACCTATAAAGAGCGATGTCAAAGAGAGGAGCACAGAGCAACCCATGGACATCGTTTTCCGCTTCGGTATGTCCGGCTATTTCCGATTCACATCCGAGGATGAGCTGCCGAAACATGCCCATTTGCGTTTCTTTTCCAACGAAAAGCCCTGCCGAGTGCTGAGCTTTGTGGACACACGCAGGTTTGGCAGTTGGCAGCCCAATGGAAGCTGGCAGCGTGGCCGGGGGCCCTGCGTCATGTTCGAGTATGAGAGCTTCAG AAAAAAGGTGCTCTCCAATCTGTCTAACCGGGCTTTCGAAAGGCCCATCTGTGAGGCCCTGCTTAACCAGAACTACTTCAACGGCATTGGAAACTACTTGCGGGCAGAGATCCTTTTCAG GCTGAGCATTCCACCCTTTGTGCAGGCAAGGACTGTGTTGGAAAGCCTTGAGCTAGAGGATCTGGCTGCAGATACTACCCCTGAGAAAGAAGAGCTTGATGACCAAAAG ACCTCCGACAGGGAGTCGAAACGCACGTCTCAACCTGCTGATCTACTGAGGTTGTGCCACACCGTTCCTCTGGAGGTCGTGAATATGG GTGGGAAAGGTTACGACCCCCAGAAGGCCGACTACTCCGACTTCCAGGCTTGGCTGCGGTGTTACTATGTGGCCGGAATGAAAAGCACCAGAGACCACAATGGCAGAACCATGTGGTTCAGT ggTGACTCGGGCCCCATGGTACCCAAAG AGTGCAAATCAACAAAAGCAAAGAAGAGAGTGAAGAAAGAAGACAACGATGCTGCCATG GTTGCTGAAATTGTCCCTAAAGTCAAGACGGAAAAGTGTGTCAAGCAGGAAGCCCGAAATGGCAAGACTGGCTTGAGGAAACGGAAGGTTAAACAAGAGGGGGAAGTGACGCGCACCTGTGACAACACAAGATGTTTGCGTAGTAACAAGACCAGTGAGGCCCGCTAA
- the commd4 gene encoding COMM domain-containing protein 4 gives MRFRFCGDLDCPDWVLAEISTLAKISSVKMKLLCAQVLKDLLEEGIDYEKVSKLTADAKFESGDIKASVAVLSFILSSAAKHNVESESLSSELQQLGLPKEHTSGLCKSYEDKHSALQDKLREKSLRLSRLNSVSWRVDCILSSSELKEVNEPTVHLKLQAQGAESGSAETTVVSVSAEKFRVLLTELKQAQAMMNALQ, from the exons ATG cGATTTCGTTTCTGTGGCGATTTGGATTGCCCGGACTGGGTTCTTGCGGAGATCAGCACGTTGGCGAAAATT TCAAGTGTAAAGATGAAACTCCTCTGTGCTCAAGTACTGAAAGATCTGCTTGAAGAGGGCATTGAT TATGAAAAGGTTTCAAAGCTCACTGCAGATGCAAAGTTTG AGAGTGGGGACATCAAAGCCAGCGTTGCAGTGCTCAGCTTCATTCTATCCAGTGCAGCAAAACACAACGTTGAGAGTGAAAGTCTATCAAGTGAGCTCCAGCAACTAGGCCTGCCAAAAG AGCACACATCAGGCCTTTGTAAATCCTATGAAGACAAGCACAGTGCACTGCAGGACAAACTTCGTGAGAAGAGCCTTAGAT TGAGCCGACTGAACTCCGTGTCCTGGCGGGTGGACTGCATACTCAGCTCCAGTGAGCTGAAGGAGGTCAACGAGCCAACTGTGCATCTCAAACTGCAGGCGCAGGGAGCAGAGTCCGGCTCTGCAGAGACCACTGTTGTGTCGGTTTCTGCTGAGAAGTTCAGGGTCTTGCTTACAG AGCTAAAACAAGCACAAGCTATGATGAATGCACTACAATGA
- the sema7a gene encoding semaphorin-7A: protein MMPLIDLSIVLLLNFHLTRVILTDIPNLGQDKPRLFLNGDTIPIQLQHPTDQNFTVLFLQDTKDVLYLGGTDFVLKIDVDSNYVMETFQLNKSANEVCSQGPCRNVITVIEEFQDSLFVCGTNGYKPQCWKLYSQVGNRSSEIVESYDGTGISPYVYTQNRLSLTVEGDLYAAAPLEYDGSSLQFRRKAGSRTNVWMYDNWVSEPTFVAASWVRRKEDRENEKIYIFFREKNSDSSPEADPWVTRVARVCKVDEGGSKRFFQNTWTSFLKARLVCGYPKESLYFNHLLDVYVLHADNWRDSRVYALFTSSWNSTAVCVYSMADIDDVFEKSNFKGYEGDIPDPRPGTCVKNSRGLPYATLNVVKDHSEMSEWLHSSIHPLAPFYVSSYNYTKLAVDRVRAADQHTYNVLLLATDTGKIHKCLELGSDTFIISETHLSNHSSVQSMILSSKKKKLIVSFAEEVFILDLPQCHHYNSSCAECVLSRDPYCAWTQNRCTSTIMGGIQNIIEQTTGVCTTAFDEPKTLDKNRQETVRPTQAVSRAAHVVPLGVPFYLSCPIDSYHATYVWKHVGGDTSSCQQMGSQCLHLIPALKSGSYGRHQCFSQERGYTRLVAEYLLTMPPAPDPRNHSERISVWRVDWVVLISATAVVVAWLGD, encoded by the exons ATGATGCCTCTTATTGACCTCTCCATCGTATTATTATTGAACTTCCATCTGACTCGTGTGATTCTGACGGACATACCAAATCTGGGACAAGATAAGCCGAGACTTTTCCTGAACGGAG ATACAATTCCTATTCAACTTCAGCATCCAACCGATCAGAACTTTACCGTATTATTTCTACAAGACACCAAAGATGTTCTATATTTGGGAGGCACTGATTTTGTGCTAAAGATTGATGTGGATAGTAATTATGTTATGGAG ACATTTCAATTGAATAAATCAGCCAATGAGGTGTGTTCACAG GGACCCTGCAGAAATGTCATTACTGTCATCGAAGAATTTCAAGATAGCTTGTTTGTCTGTGGAACCAACGGATACAAGCCACAGTGTTGGAAGCTG TATTCCCAGGTGGGCAATCGGTCAAGTGAAATAGTAGAGAGCTACGATGGAACAGGGATTTCACCATATGTTTATACACAGAACCGGCTCTCCCTGACAGTAG AGGGGGACTTATACGCTGCGGCCCCTTTGGAATACGATGGTAGTTCTCTGCAGTTCAGAAGAAAAGCCGGCAGTAGAACTAACGTATGGATGTATGACAACTGGGTGTCAG AGCCCACCTTTGTTGCCGCATCCTGGGTGAGGCGGAAAGAAGACCGAGAGAATGAGaagatttacatttttttcCGGGAAAAGAATTCGGACAGCAGTCCCGAAGCGGACCCTTGGGTCACGAGGGTAGCCAGAGTTTGCAAG GTGGATGAAGGCGGCTCAAAGAGATTCTTCCAGAACACGTGGACGTCTTTCCTGAAGGCTCGGCTGGTGTGTGGCTATCCAAAGGAGTCGCTCTACTTCAACCACCTCCTAGACGTGTATGTGTTGCACGCAGACAACTGGCGTGACAGCAGGGTCTATGCACTCTTCACAAGCAGCTG GAATTCTACAGCAGTTTGTGTATATTCGATGGCAGATATTGATGACGTATTTGAGAAGTCGAACTTCAAGGGTTATGAAGGAGACATTCCCGACCCAAGGCCAGGAACT TGTGTAAAAAACAGCCGGGGCCTACCGTATGCAACGTTAAACGTGGTGAAGGACCACTCTGAAATGAGCGAGTGGCTCCACTCCTCCATACACCCACTGGCTCCCTTCTACGTCAGCAGCTACAACTACACAAAGCTGGCCGTGGACCGCGTGAGAGCCGCTGACCAGCACACATACAACGTTCTGCTTCTGGCCACCG ACACCGGTAAAATCCATAAGTGCTTAGAGCTTGGTTCGGATACTTTCATCATTTCAGAAACCCATCTCTCCAACCACTCATCCGTTCAGTCAATGATACTTTCCTCCaagaag AAAAAGCTGATAGTAAGTTTTGCAGAGGAGGTCTTTATCCTTGACCTCCCACAGTGTCACCACTACAACAGCTCCTGTGCAGAGTGTGTCCTCTCCAGGGACCCCTACTGCGCTTGGACTCAGAATCGATGCACATCAACCATCAT GGGGGGTATTCAAAATATAATTGAGCAAACAACGGGTGTTTGTACAACAGCGTTTGATG AGCCAAAGACCCTCGACAAGAACAGACAGGAAACGGTGCGCCCCACCCAAGCAGTCTCCAGGGCGGCCCACGTGGTCCCGCTGGGCGTTCCCTTCTACTTGTCCTGCCCAATAGACTCGTACCACGCCACCTACGTGTGGAAGCACGTAGGTGGCGACACCAGCTCCTGTCAGCAGATGGGGTCCCAATGCCTGCACCTCATCCCGGCCCTGAAGTCCGGCAGCTACGGCCGCCACCAGTGCTTCTCCCAGGAGCGAGGCTACACCAGACTGGTGGCAGAATACCTGCTCACCATGCCACCCGCGCCGGACCCCAGAAACCACAGTGAACGCATTTCTGTGTGGCGTGTCGATTGGGTCGTCCTGATTTCAGCCACTGCGGTGGTTGTTGCATGGCTTGGCGATTAG